CAGCGTCACCGCCGCCCAGCGCGCCGGCAGAGCGAGTCCGACGCCGCCGGCCACCGCCAGCACCGCAGCGCACAGCGCCCCGTACAGGTGTCGGCCCACCATCAACCCGACCCCACCGAACGCGGCGACGATGACGGCGAGCATCCCGAGGAACGCCGCTGGCGTGGCGACCGCGAGCCATCCCAGGCGGGCGGCCTCCCGCCGCCGGCCGCGGATCAGCGTGACCGTGAGGCCGCCGGCCACCGCGGCGAGGAACACCGCCGTCCACCGCAGCGTGTAGGCGTTCCACGCCGGGGCGAGGAGCTGCATGTCCCAGAAGCCGAGCGACGCGGCCTCGACGTGCTTGGCCAGACCGGCCAGGGTGGTCACGGGCGCGCTGACCTGCAACGCGCCGGTGATCGCGTGGGCCTGCACGGCGCCGCTGGTCGCGCCGTAGACGATCAGGTTCCACACGACCCAGGGGGCGATCAGGACGGCGGCGATCCCCCCCGCGGCGGCGGGCCAGCCGACCAGCATGCGCACCGGCGGACGTTGGCGCACGGCCACGATCAGCGCACCGAGCGCCACGACCACAGCCAGCCCCACCGCCGTGGCCTTGGTCAGCAACCCCAGACCGAACAACGTCCCCGTGGCGAGCGCCTGCCGCCAGGTGATGCCACGGCGGATGGCGCGGGCGACCGGGATGAGCGTGGCGGCACCGAGCGGGACGATCAGCGCGTCGTTGTTGACGGTGGCGAGGTTGGCGTTGAACCCCTGCACGAAGACGAGCAGCAGCGGGCCACCGAGCCACACCTCGGGGCGCTCCGGGAAGAGCTCGCGGGCGAGGACGTAGGTGAGGGGGACGGCGATCAGTGCCAGCACCAGCGAGGCGAGACGGAGCGCGAAGACCACCGGTGCGATCCCGGCGTCACGGAGCGCGAGGTACACCGGTGTCAGGACGGCGTAGTACAGCGGGGGCTGCACCCCCTCGTAGGACTGTGCGACCGCCGCCCAACCGGCCGGCTCCTCGACCGAGACCGGGATCCGGCCGACCGTCCACGTCGGAGCTGATTTCAGCAGGCGGAGTAGATCCGGGTGCAGGGTGTCGGCCCCCACGATCGGTGGCCGGCCCCGGGTGGCCAGCGAGATGACGTAATCGATGTGCTGCGCCTCGTCGATCGGGCTGGTGATCTCCACGACCGTCACCCAGAACAACCCGCGGACCAGGCCGACCAGCACGATGGCGAGCATGACGGCGACGTGCCACCGCGGCATGGGCCACCTCACGGCGCGACGCCGCAGACCTGGACCCGGTCCGCGGCCGGGACCTCGAGGAAGACCGTCGAGTCGGGGCGGGTGACCGTGAGGAAGTGCGGCGTGTCCTCCGGGAAGGGCCAGACGCGTGGCCGGCGGACCCCGTGGCCGTCGGCATCGGCGAGGTAGGCGACGAGGTCGCCCGGGTGGCTGGTCCGTAGCCGCACCGTGGCCGGGCCCGGGAAGGTCAACGCGATCTGCGTGTGGTGACCGGCGGCGAAGGTCATGCAGCCGCCCCGGACCGGCGGGACGGTCCCGAACGACACCCCGGTCACCTCGACGGAGGGCGGGCGGGCTGGGGGGTGCACCGGGGTTTCGGTGAGGTCCATCTGCAGGTGGGCCGCGGCTTCCAGCCGAGCGACGCGGCTGAGCCGATCGGGCTCCGGGAGCGCCCCGCGTGCGGCCAGAGCACCCAACTCGGGGACCTGCAGGTTGGGGAGGCCAGAGGCGACCTGGGCGGAAACCAGCGGGGCGCCGGACTCGACCAGCTCGGCTGCGGCGAGGATGTGGGCCTTCAGGTGCTGCTCGTCCTCCCCGGTGATACGGGCGGCGTCGACCAGCAGGGACCAGTTCCGCCAGGTGAGCGCCGCGAGCAGCACCATGACCACGACCCGCCGTGTGGAACTCCCGGCGGCTGGGCCGGTCAGCGCCAGCCCGGCCAGCGGTAGCAGCAGGCCGGTGGCCACGTGCACGTAGCGCGGGGAGCGGGCCAATGACAGCCCGGCGCCGGTCCGCCCGACGCCGATCAGCGCGAACAGCGTCATCACCCCCACCACCATGGCCACGGGTACCGCCCACGACGCGGCCCGGCGTCGCGCGGTGTACGCGGCCAGGACCGCCGTGACGAGCAGCACCAGTCCGCCCCAACCGTGCAGCCCCGTGACCTCCTCGGCGGTCCCGGCCATCCCGACCCAGACGTACCGGGCGACCCCGCCGATCGAGCGCTGCGCGATGTGTGCGTGCGAGCCGAGACCCTGCTGCCCGTACCCGGCCAGCCAGACGACGTACACCACCGCGGCCGGGGTGACCACCAACGCAGCCGTGCGCACCCGGCCGCGCAGCGCCGCAGCCAGCCCCGCGACCCCGACCATCACGACCGCGACGCCTGAGGTGAGGAGCGAGACGACCGCCGTGACCGCGGCAGCCATGTGGCGGCGTCCCCGGTCGTCGGCGACGAGGATGATGGCCAGCAGCCCCAACGCCAGCGCGGCGTTGAAACCCAGCTGGAACGCCCACAGCAGGTTGTCGTGGCCGGCACCCAGGACGGTGAACACAGCTGCCAACCCTGCGGCGATCCACGGGTCGGTCCCGGTGCGTCGCATGATGCGCCACAGCAGGTGAGCCGCCACCAGGTGGGTCAGCAACGCGATCGTGACGTACGGCAGGTACGACCGCAGCCCGACCGTCGCGATCAACGCCCGGTACACCAGGATGGGCAGCGTCGACCAGTGCTCGTTGTGGGGCTGCAGGAGGCTATCGAGCGAGTCGGCTCGGCGGTCGACCAGGAAGTCCCACTCGTCGGCGACGAACCACTGGTGCCGGTTGACCCACAGCAGCGCCGGAACCGCCACCAGGAGGACCGCCGCGTGCAGGCAGGCGGCGGCACGGGAGCGGTCCACGGCGGCGCAGCGTATCTTCGAGCGCGTGGACAACCCTGCTCTGGCGTTCCGCCCCGAGCCCGGCGCCATCCCCGATGCGGCGGGCTGTTACCTGTTCCGCGACGACCACGGCCGTGTGATCTACGTCGGGAAGGCGAAGTCGCTTCGGCAGCGCCTCGCCAGCTACTTCCAGTCGTGGCAGCAGATAGCAGCACGGACCCAGGCGATGCTCGAAGCCGCCCGCAGCGTCGACTGGATCGTCGTGGACAACGAGGTCGAGGCGCTGCACCTCGAGTACAACCTGATCAAGGAGCACCGTCCCCGCTACAACGTCCGGTACCGCGACGACAAGAGCTACCCCTACCTGGCCCTGACCACGTCTGAGGAGGTGCCACGCGCCCGGGTGCTGCGCAACCCCCGCAACCCGCGCGACCGCCGGTTCGGCCCGTACGCACACGCCTACGCGATCCGCGAGACCCTCGACCTGCTGCTGCGGGTCTTCCCGGTGCGTTCCTGCTCGCAAGGCGTCTACGACCGTGCTCAGCGCAGCGGCCGGCCCTGTCTCTACTACCACATCGGCCGGTGCGCGGCTCCCTGCGTGGGTCACATCGGCGTGGAAGAGCACCGACGGCTGGTCGGTCAGCTCGCGGCGTTCCTCGACGGAGACAGCGACCAGACGCTCGCGCGGATCGAGCGCGAGATGCGCACCGCCGCCGACGAGCTGAACTTCGAAGCCGCGGCACGCCTCCGCGACCAGCTGATGGCGGCCCGGACCGTCCTAGCCAAACAACAGATGGTGTCGAGCCGCCGGGAGGACTTCGACGCGGTCGACCTGATCGAGGATGACCTCGAGGCTGCGGTGCAGGTCTTCTTCGTGCGGCGTGGGCGCGTGGTCGGCCGGAAGGGCTGGACCGTGGACAAGGTCGAGCAGCTCGACACCGCGGAGCTGCTGACGTCGTTCCTCCTGGAGCTGTACGAGGAGCGCCGCGACGACGTCCCCCCGCTCGTGCTCGTGCCGACCCGACCAGCCGACCAGGACGCGGTCGGCGCGCTCCTCGGTGAGCTCCGTGGCAGCAAGGTCGGCTTCCATGTGCCGCGCCGCGGCGAGAAGCGGGCCTTGCTCGAGACGGTCCGCGACAACGCGCGGGAAGCGTTCCAGCGGCACAAGCTCAAGCGTGCCCAGGACTTCAACGCGCGGTCCCAGGCGCTCCGCGACCTGCAGGCGACGCTCGGGCTGGGCGACGCTCCGTTGCGGATCGAGGCGTTCGACATCTCGCACCTCGGTGGCACGGAAGTGGTCGGCTCGATGGTGGTGTTCGAGGACGGCCTGCCGAGGAAGTCCGAGTACCGCCGCTTCAAGGTGGGTGCCGACCGCAACGACGACTACGCCGCGATGCGGGAGGTGATCCGACGTCGGTTCGCGCGGCTCTTGGAGGATGAGGCCGCGTCGGCGGACGCTCCCAAGCGGTTCGCGTACCCGCCCAACCTCGTGTTGGTCGATGGTGGCCCCGGGCAGCTGAACGCGGCGTTGGCCGCCCTGCGCGACCTGGGGATCGAGCAGCGGATCGAGGTCGCGGCGTTGGCCAAGCGGTACGAGGAGCTCTACGTCCCCGGCGACCACCAGCCGATCGTCGTGCCGAGAGGCAGCCCGGCGCTGTTCCTGTTGCAGCGCGTCCGCGACGAGGCGCACCGGTTCGCAGTGAGCTACCACCGGATCCGGCGCCGGCGGACCGTCACCACCTCGGAGCTGGACGCGGTCCCCGGCGTTGGGCCAGCCCGCCGCCGTGCCCTCCTCCGGCGCTTCGGGAGCGTCAGGGCGCTACGACACGCCAGCGTCGAGGATCTGATGGAGACGCCGGGGGTGTCCCGTACGATCGCGACCGCGGTCAAAGCCCACCTCGTAGGCGCCGACGGCGAGGAGGCCACGGTATGAGCGCGGGGGCGCACGTCCTGGTGTCGCTGATCACGCTGGGCAGCTTGGCCATGATCCTCCGGCTGGTGCGACGCCGGCAGCTGCGGGCCAAGTACGCCTTCTTGTGGCTGTCGGTCGGTCTCGTCATGGTCGCGCTGGCGATCTCCCCAGCGATCCTCGACCGAGTGTCGCTGTGGTTGGGGATCGACTACGGCCCCGCGACGCTGTTCCTCGCCGCGATCACCCTGTTGCTCCTCGTGGCCGTCCACGTGTCGTGGGAGCTGTCCCGGCTGGAGGAACGCACCCGGAAGCTGGCGGAGGAACTGGCGTTGCTCCGGGCGGAGGGCGACCTCGCCGGGCGACGACCGAACGACGCCGGCTGACCGCGTGGCGCAGGACCTGCTCGAGCGCGTCCGCGCCCGTAACCCGCTCCCCGAGGGCGCGGTCGCGATCGGCGCGGGCCTGGTGGTCCTGGGCCTGACCTCGTACGGGTTCCTGGTCATCTCCGGCCGGGTGTTGGGACCAGCGGTGTTCGCACCGCTGTCTGCGCTATGGGCGGTGGTGTTCACCGGTGGGCCCGGGGTGTTCCTCCCGATCGAGCAGGAGGTCGCCCGGGCTCTCGCCAGCCGTCGTGCGCAGGGCGTGGGCGGCCGACCCGTCGTGCGCAGAGCCGGCATGGTGGCAGCGACCGCCGCCGCCATCGTGCTGGCGGCAGCGGTGCTCGCCCGCGCCCCGCTCCTCGACGCCCTCTTCGCCGGCGAGCCGCTCCTGCTCGTCGGTCTGGGGCTGGGCATCGCCGGGTACGCCTGGGAGCACCTGGTGCGCGGCGCCCTGTCAGGGGCGGACCGGTTCGGCCGG
The sequence above is a segment of the Actinomycetota bacterium genome. Coding sequences within it:
- the uvrC gene encoding excinuclease ABC subunit UvrC, producing MDNPALAFRPEPGAIPDAAGCYLFRDDHGRVIYVGKAKSLRQRLASYFQSWQQIAARTQAMLEAARSVDWIVVDNEVEALHLEYNLIKEHRPRYNVRYRDDKSYPYLALTTSEEVPRARVLRNPRNPRDRRFGPYAHAYAIRETLDLLLRVFPVRSCSQGVYDRAQRSGRPCLYYHIGRCAAPCVGHIGVEEHRRLVGQLAAFLDGDSDQTLARIEREMRTAADELNFEAAARLRDQLMAARTVLAKQQMVSSRREDFDAVDLIEDDLEAAVQVFFVRRGRVVGRKGWTVDKVEQLDTAELLTSFLLELYEERRDDVPPLVLVPTRPADQDAVGALLGELRGSKVGFHVPRRGEKRALLETVRDNAREAFQRHKLKRAQDFNARSQALRDLQATLGLGDAPLRIEAFDISHLGGTEVVGSMVVFEDGLPRKSEYRRFKVGADRNDDYAAMREVIRRRFARLLEDEAASADAPKRFAYPPNLVLVDGGPGQLNAALAALRDLGIEQRIEVAALAKRYEELYVPGDHQPIVVPRGSPALFLLQRVRDEAHRFAVSYHRIRRRRTVTTSELDAVPGVGPARRRALLRRFGSVRALRHASVEDLMETPGVSRTIATAVKAHLVGADGEEATV
- a CDS encoding DUF2304 domain-containing protein, with protein sequence MSAGAHVLVSLITLGSLAMILRLVRRRQLRAKYAFLWLSVGLVMVALAISPAILDRVSLWLGIDYGPATLFLAAITLLLLVAVHVSWELSRLEERTRKLAEELALLRAEGDLAGRRPNDAG
- a CDS encoding glycosyltransferase family 39 protein, with the translated sequence MPRWHVAVMLAIVLVGLVRGLFWVTVVEITSPIDEAQHIDYVISLATRGRPPIVGADTLHPDLLRLLKSAPTWTVGRIPVSVEEPAGWAAVAQSYEGVQPPLYYAVLTPVYLALRDAGIAPVVFALRLASLVLALIAVPLTYVLARELFPERPEVWLGGPLLLVFVQGFNANLATVNNDALIVPLGAATLIPVARAIRRGITWRQALATGTLFGLGLLTKATAVGLAVVVALGALIVAVRQRPPVRMLVGWPAAAGGIAAVLIAPWVVWNLIVYGATSGAVQAHAITGALQVSAPVTTLAGLAKHVEAASLGFWDMQLLAPAWNAYTLRWTAVFLAAVAGGLTVTLIRGRRREAARLGWLAVATPAAFLGMLAVIVAAFGGVGLMVGRHLYGALCAAVLAVAGGVGLALPARWAAVTLLGVVAFVTGAEPTSVHRYLDATYVRGVVAPDLAPVVDQTWNDEWIPGEPIRLSAPCRSPAFTLTFEERNPTVLTVAGGGSARRVEEVRHPIGFTISRYRLDAPATDAIIEVPPWAHLGWSRGDRTPHLEMVHRGGDPVGQILCPVDDPGPVRFEQTFDRYHPDAIDYGPVRAWPLLWVWATRAAAVGALLGALVRAGRRRRSGSAT